Proteins from a genomic interval of Zingiber officinale cultivar Zhangliang chromosome 1B, Zo_v1.1, whole genome shotgun sequence:
- the LOC122042417 gene encoding uncharacterized protein LOC122042417, whose amino-acid sequence MRRRRFIQINRETGHAGFFNDYFSTNPQRDDATRRKGLTPLQKCIAAIRQLAYGVPADHLGEYLRMGESTVIKCLFKFCGYVVELFGDRYLRRLNAYDAQHLLQMHDERHNFPGMLGSLDCMHWEWKNCPVAWKGNAPEINFTVNGTRYKKGYYLTDGIYPEWTTFVKAFPCPEDPKRRLFKERQEAARKDVEQAFGVLQAQWAIVRGPARYWYRKKLKHIMLACIILHNIIVEDEGGLSDKLVQQ is encoded by the exons ATGCGGCGAAGAAGGTTCATTCAAATAAATCGTGAAACCGGGCATGCGGGGTTCTTCAATGATTATTTCTCCACAAACCCG CAGAGAGATGATGCTACGAGAAGAAAAGGCTTGACACCACTACAAAAATGCATAGCTGCAATTCGCCAATTGGCTTATGGAGTTCCAGCCGACCATCTTGGTGAATACCTACGCATGGGTGAATCAACCGTCATCAAGTGTCTTTTCAAGTTCTGTGGTTATgtggttgaactatttggtgatcGATACTTGAGAAGGCTGAATGCTTATGATGCTCAACATCTTCTTCAAATGCACGATGAGAGGCATAACTTCCCTGGAATGTTGGGCAGCCTTGATTGCATGCATTGGGAATGGAAAAATTGTCCAGTTGCTTGGAAAG GAAATGCTCCGGAGATTAATTTCACGGTCAACGGGACTCGATATAAGAAGGGGTATTATCTAACAGATGGAATATATCCAGAATGGACTACTTTCGTGAAGGCTTTTCCTTGCCCGGAAGATCCCAAGAGGAGGTTGTTTAAGGAAAGACAAGAGGCGGCAAGAAAAGATGTTGAACAAGCATTTGGGGTCCTCCAAGCTCAATGGGCAATTGTCAGAGGTCCAGCTCGTTATTGGTACAGAAAAAAGTTAAAACATATTATGTTAGCATGCATTATTTTGCACAACATAATTGTTGAAGATGAGGGGGGGTTAAGTGACAAATTGGTACAACAATGA